In Zingiber officinale cultivar Zhangliang chromosome 1A, Zo_v1.1, whole genome shotgun sequence, a genomic segment contains:
- the LOC122002146 gene encoding protein RALF-like 33, which yields MAKLLPVSLLVAALAVVATALAPDAASGAAVDLPLGWIPALSGCRGTIAECLAGEEFDLGSEVSRRVLATTNYISYGALRRDTVPCSRRGASYYNCRPGGQANPYSRSCSAITQCRG from the coding sequence ATGGCGAAGCTACTGCCGGTCTCCCTCCTCGTCGCTGCCCTCGCCGTCGTCGCCACCGCACTGGCCCCGGACGCGGCCAGTGGGGCCGCCGTGGATCTCCCCCTCGGCTGGATCCCCGCCCTTTCCGGCTGCCGCGGCACCATTGCGGAGTGCCTCGCGGGCGAGGAGTTCGACCTCGGATCGGAAGTCAGCCGCCGCGTCCTCGCCACCACCAACTACATCAGCTACGGAGCCCTCAGGCGCGACACCGTCCCGTGCTCCCGTCGAGGCGCTTCCTATTATAACTGCCGCCCGGGCGGCCAGGCTAACCCCTACTCCCGCAGCTGCTCCGCCATCACCCAGTGCCGAGGTTAG